A stretch of the Esox lucius isolate fEsoLuc1 chromosome 2, fEsoLuc1.pri, whole genome shotgun sequence genome encodes the following:
- the bdnf gene encoding brain-derived neurotrophic factor isoform X1: MFHQVRRVMTILFLTMVISYFSCMRAAPMRDVPGMRGHRTDGYLGATVMAGRGHGTPQSGGGPGQRGGLPSFTDTFEQVIEELLEVEGEPVADNSQGGGGPSVVTTETKDVDLYASRVMISNQVPLEPPLLFLLEEYKNYLDAANMSMRVRRHSDPSRRGELSVCDSISQWVTAVDKKTAIDMSGQTVSVLEKVPVPNGQLKQYFYETKCNPMGYTKEGCRGIDKRHYNSQCRTTQSYVRALTMDSKKKIGWRFIRIDTSCVCTLTIKRGR; encoded by the coding sequence tTCCACCAGGTTAGAAGAGTGATGACCATCCTGTTCCTTACTATGGTTATTTCATACTTCAGTTGCATGAGAGCTGCGCCCATGAGAGACGTCCCGGGAATGCGGGGCCACCGAACAGATGGTTACTTGGGTGCGACAGTGATGGCTGGCCGGGGCCACGGGACTCCACAAAGCGGGGGTGGGCCTGGCCAGCGTGGGGGACTGCCTTCGTTCACAGACACGTTTGAGCAGGTGATTGAAGAGCTCTTGGAGGTGGAAGGCGAGCCAGTGGCTGACAATAGCCAGGGAGGAGGGGGTCCTTCTGTGGTCACCACGGAGACCAAGGATGTTGACCTGTATGCATCACGGGTGATGATCAGCAACCAAGTGCCTTTAGAGCCACCGTTGCTCTTTCTCCTGGAGGAATATAAAAACTACCTGGATGCCGCAAACATGTCCATGAGGGTGCGACGGCATTCTGACCCATCTCGGCGTGGAGAgctcagtgtgtgtgacagtattAGCCAGTGGGTGACAGCTGTGGACAAAAAGACAGCAATAGACATGTCTGGGCAGACCGTTAGCGTCCTGGAAAAGGTCCCTGTCCCCAATGGCCAACTGAAGCAATACTTTTATGAGACCAAATGTAACCCTATGGGGTACACAAAGGAGGGCTGCCGTGGAATAGACAAGCGCCATTATAACTCCCAATGTAGGACAACCCAGTCCTATGTGCGAGCGCTCACCATGGATAGCAAAAAGAAAATTGGCTGGCGGTTTATAAGGATAGACACTTCATGTGTATGTACACTAACCATTAAAAGAGGAAGATAG
- the bdnf gene encoding brain-derived neurotrophic factor isoform X3 encodes MTILFLTMVISYFSCMRAAPMRDVPGMRGHRTDGYLGATVMAGRGHGTPQSGGGPGQRGGLPSFTDTFEQVIEELLEVEGEPVADNSQGGGGPSVVTTETKDVDLYASRVMISNQVPLEPPLLFLLEEYKNYLDAANMSMRVRRHSDPSRRGELSVCDSISQWVTAVDKKTAIDMSGQTVSVLEKVPVPNGQLKQYFYETKCNPMGYTKEGCRGIDKRHYNSQCRTTQSYVRALTMDSKKKIGWRFIRIDTSCVCTLTIKRGR; translated from the coding sequence ATGACCATCCTGTTCCTTACTATGGTTATTTCATACTTCAGTTGCATGAGAGCTGCGCCCATGAGAGACGTCCCGGGAATGCGGGGCCACCGAACAGATGGTTACTTGGGTGCGACAGTGATGGCTGGCCGGGGCCACGGGACTCCACAAAGCGGGGGTGGGCCTGGCCAGCGTGGGGGACTGCCTTCGTTCACAGACACGTTTGAGCAGGTGATTGAAGAGCTCTTGGAGGTGGAAGGCGAGCCAGTGGCTGACAATAGCCAGGGAGGAGGGGGTCCTTCTGTGGTCACCACGGAGACCAAGGATGTTGACCTGTATGCATCACGGGTGATGATCAGCAACCAAGTGCCTTTAGAGCCACCGTTGCTCTTTCTCCTGGAGGAATATAAAAACTACCTGGATGCCGCAAACATGTCCATGAGGGTGCGACGGCATTCTGACCCATCTCGGCGTGGAGAgctcagtgtgtgtgacagtattAGCCAGTGGGTGACAGCTGTGGACAAAAAGACAGCAATAGACATGTCTGGGCAGACCGTTAGCGTCCTGGAAAAGGTCCCTGTCCCCAATGGCCAACTGAAGCAATACTTTTATGAGACCAAATGTAACCCTATGGGGTACACAAAGGAGGGCTGCCGTGGAATAGACAAGCGCCATTATAACTCCCAATGTAGGACAACCCAGTCCTATGTGCGAGCGCTCACCATGGATAGCAAAAAGAAAATTGGCTGGCGGTTTATAAGGATAGACACTTCATGTGTATGTACACTAACCATTAAAAGAGGAAGATAG